The following proteins are encoded in a genomic region of Anomaloglossus baeobatrachus isolate aAnoBae1 chromosome 6, aAnoBae1.hap1, whole genome shotgun sequence:
- the LOC142243878 gene encoding general transcription factor II-I repeat domain-containing protein 2-like yields the protein MASAMSSKKRKIAEEKRIFQDKWEQLYFVTEVGAKVQCLICFQFIAVLKDYNVRRHYMTHHGEQYEALSGKLRDEKVQQLKASLKKQRNLFSSINKASESSLKASFVLSNMIAKYSRPFTEGQFIKDCFVKASEILCPDKTKLFEGISLSANTVASRITESASNIHQQLITAAQSFEAFSIALDESTGVTDTAYCAVFIRGVDENLNIIEEFLDLLPMKGTTTGRDIFKELEDCINTAGLPWDKLVSVVTDGAPAMCSENIGVVGLLKAKQNQLSLSGPFSAIHCILHQESLCGKSVQLKEVMDFVVKTVNFIRARAFLTDVTEHLNELNLKLQGQKHIITIMFDSVKAFKSMQSLVQTTPDRLKMYSDIILQLLQEFDRRFHDFQDLETEFALFATPFAVDVSCVSEDLQMELVDLQCDTILKQKYMDIGVPDFYKFVSQEKFPKLVKAAARIMAMFGSTYVCEQFFSSMKLNKSALRSRLTDEHLRATLRLATAHDFKPQVNMLVSGKRSQLSSQTGVCHT from the exons ATGGCATCTGCAATGTCATCAAAAAAGCGCAAGATTGCTGAGGAAAAACGAATATTTCAGGACAAGTGGGAACAGCTATATTTTGTCACAGAGGTTGGAGCGAAAGTCCAGTGTTTGATTTGTTTTCAATTTATCGCAGTGCTTAAGGACTACAATGTGCGACGACATTACATGACGCACCACGGAGAACAGTATGAAGCACTGTCTGGCAAACTACGAGATGAAAAGGTTCAGCAGCTGAAAGCATCACTTAAAAAACAGCGAAACCTTTTCTCAAGTATTAACAAGGCAAGTGAATCTTCGTTGAAAGCAAGTTTTGTCCTCAGTAACATGATAGCAAAATATTCACGACCATTTACTGAGGGTCAGTTCATTAAAGACTGTTTTGTAAAGGCAAGTGAAATTTTGTGTCCAGACAAAACAAAACTATTCGAAGGCATAAGCTTGTCCGCGAATACTGTTGCTAGTAGAATCACTGAATCTGCTAGTAACATTCATCAGCAACTCATTACAGCAGCACAAAGTTTTGAAGCATTTTCCATAGCACTTGACGAGAGTACTGGTGTAACGGATACAGCATACTGTGCTGTGTTCATTCGTGGGGTTGATGAAAACTTAAACATAATCGAGGAATTTTTAGACTTATTACCTATGAAAGGCACAACAACTGGTCGTGACATTTTTAAAGAACTTGAAGATTGTATCAATACAGCAGGACTGCCATGGGATAAACTTGTGTCCGTGGTAACCGACGGTGCACCAGCAATGTGTTCTGAAAACATCGGTGTTGTGGGATTATTGAAAGCAAAACAAAACCAGCTTTCTTTGTCGGGTCCTTTCAGTGCAATACACTGCATTCTGCATCAAGAATCACTGTGTGGAAAAAGTGTACAACTGAAAGAAGTGATGGACTTTGTGGTTAAGACAGTGAATTTTATACGGGCAAGAG CGTTTCTAACTGATGTCACAGAACATCTCAATGAACTCAACTTGAAGCTCCAAGGCCAAAAGCACATAATTACAATAATGTTTGACAGTGTCAAAGCATTCAAAT CTATGCAGTCACTGGTACAAACTACACCGGATCGTTTGAAAATGTACTCCGATATAATTTTACAACTACTACAAGAGTTCGATCGACGTTTTCATGATTTCCAGGATCTTGAAACTgaatttgcactctttgccacaccaTTTGCAGTGGATGTTTCTTGTGTTTCAGAAGATCTGCAGATGGAGCTTGTTGACTTGCAGTGTGACACTATTCTGAAACAGAAGTATATGGACATTGGTGTTCCAGATTTCTATAAGTTTGTTTCACAAGAAAAGTTTCCAAAACTTGTTAAAGCTGCTGCCAGGATCATGGCCATGTTTGGCAGTACATATGTATGCGAACAGTTTTTCTCCTCAATGAAGCTTAACAAATCAGCATTACGGTCAAGACTTACAGATGAGCATCTTCGTGCAACATTGCGATTGGCTACTGCACATGATTTCAAACCCCAAGTTAACATGCTTGTATCTGGCAAACGCAGCCAATTGAGCAGCCAGACTGGAGTTTGTCACACTTGA